The Sulfitobacter sp. S223 genome has a window encoding:
- a CDS encoding cupin domain-containing protein, which yields MNGYFGNIEELAEENTNFRQVLYSGTKLQLVLMSLEPGQEIGGEIHADTDQFFRIEDGKGRFLVDGTPHKIGPGDGVVVPAGAHHNVICTGHLPLKMYTIYGPPHHEDQLVQKTKEEADASDESFEGQATEQSGDVVQV from the coding sequence ATGAATGGATACTTTGGAAATATCGAAGAGTTGGCCGAAGAGAATACCAATTTTCGTCAGGTCCTGTATTCGGGTACCAAGCTACAACTGGTTTTGATGTCGCTTGAACCGGGGCAAGAAATCGGCGGAGAGATACACGCCGACACCGACCAGTTTTTCAGGATCGAGGACGGAAAAGGGCGCTTTTTGGTAGATGGCACACCACATAAGATTGGACCCGGCGATGGTGTCGTGGTGCCAGCAGGCGCGCATCACAACGTGATCTGTACAGGGCATTTGCCGCTGAAGATGTACACAATATACGGCCCCCCGCATCATGAGGACCAGCTTGTCCAGAAGACGAAAGAAGAGGCGGATGCCTCTGACGAAAGCTTTGAAGGACAAGCCACGGAACAATCCGGCGACGTTGTGCAAGTATAG
- a CDS encoding hydrogen peroxide-inducible genes activator, translating into MFTLRHLQFLIAVADTSSFSRAAQISFVTQPTLSAGIKELEDRLGVQLIERTRRSVMLTSVGMEIVERARSLLLDAKEIENLAKAHQNPEVGDLRLGAIPTIGPYIIPQVLPLVRDQFPDLRLYLREEMTESLIEGLNKGRLDLILIALPFDIGTLETAPLFEDGYQLATPSRGARPQSTGLAALSDAGQLMLLEKGHCLQRHALQAYPDKDLAQDETFAATSLTTLVAMVSEGLGVTLLPNLAIDAGIALNADINLTPLPDACPRHVVLAWRKNSAREDLFEKLAELMRQTHAAQPVRPRIKGNKT; encoded by the coding sequence ATGTTTACCTTACGCCATCTGCAGTTCCTGATTGCCGTCGCCGATACTTCAAGCTTTTCACGCGCCGCACAGATCAGCTTTGTCACGCAGCCTACCCTCAGCGCCGGTATAAAAGAGCTTGAAGACAGGCTTGGTGTACAACTTATCGAGCGTACGCGGCGCAGCGTGATGCTCACCTCCGTGGGAATGGAAATCGTCGAACGCGCCCGATCTTTGCTCCTGGACGCCAAGGAGATCGAAAATCTGGCAAAAGCGCATCAGAACCCTGAAGTTGGTGATTTGCGTCTCGGAGCAATCCCGACGATCGGCCCCTATATCATTCCGCAGGTGCTGCCACTCGTGCGAGATCAGTTTCCCGACCTCAGGTTATATCTGCGCGAGGAAATGACTGAATCCCTGATTGAAGGCCTGAACAAGGGACGGCTGGATCTAATCCTGATCGCCCTGCCCTTTGACATCGGCACGCTTGAAACGGCGCCGTTGTTCGAAGACGGATATCAATTGGCGACCCCTTCTCGGGGGGCGCGCCCCCAAAGTACGGGACTGGCCGCGCTGTCAGACGCAGGCCAGCTGATGCTGTTGGAGAAGGGGCATTGCCTGCAAAGGCACGCGTTACAAGCATACCCTGACAAAGACCTTGCCCAAGACGAGACTTTTGCCGCAACCAGCCTGACCACCCTTGTCGCAATGGTATCCGAAGGCTTGGGTGTTACGCTGCTTCCCAATCTGGCCATCGATGCTGGCATTGCCTTAAATGCTGACATCAACCTGACACCGTTACCCGATGCCTGCCCAAGGCATGTTGTGCTGGCTTGGCGCAAAAATTCGGCCCGCGAAGACCTGTTTGAAAAACTGGCAGAGCTAATGCGCCAGACCCATGCTGCGCAGCCCGTGCGTCCACGCATAAAAGGTAACAAAACCTGA
- a CDS encoding heavy metal translocating P-type ATPase has protein sequence MAETSAPLGTLFADRLKVGLLAVALVGLVTGLCLLLASLPDLAKLVFAAGVVPVLAGLVIDIIRSLSRGEVGLDIVAALSMSAALVFGETLAAAVVALMYAGGAFLESFAEGRARREMSDLLSRVPRTATRYENGGLAEVPLDDLAPDDLILIHQGDVAPVDGKVQSDAAMLDQSALTGEAMPVRLLRDHDVLSGSTNAGDAFDLRVTRTAANSTYAGIVRLVEAAQASKAPMARLADQWSLLFLVVTVCLAFAAWWFTGDPIRAVAVLVVATPCPLILAVPVALVAGLSRAAHFGVLIKGAKPLEVLARIRTLILDKTGTLTDGRPQIVSISAKGDLTEDDVLLAAAALDQASKHPIAQAIVAAALARGLVLPAPENMVETAGEGMAGTVNGRAVVVGGIAFVDAHVEGAIPDTDALAAGVVVVAVAIEGRIAGQIVMADPLREGTEALLGGLRRFGIDRILLATGDRRAVAEEVTAGLGLDAVRSELTPDQKVLLVLTERKNGPVMMVGDGVNDAPALAAADIGVAMGARGAAASAEAADVVLLVDHLDRLLPGIEIAIGARRIALESVVAGIGLSIMGMIAAALGYLTPVQGAVLQEVIDVAVILNALRALRINPKV, from the coding sequence ATGGCTGAGACATCTGCGCCACTGGGTACGCTTTTTGCGGATCGATTGAAGGTCGGCCTTTTGGCTGTTGCTTTGGTGGGGCTTGTTACCGGCCTTTGCCTGTTGCTTGCCTCACTACCCGATCTGGCCAAGCTTGTGTTTGCGGCAGGTGTTGTGCCGGTCCTTGCGGGACTGGTCATCGACATCATTCGCAGTCTTTCGCGGGGCGAGGTCGGGCTTGATATCGTGGCCGCTCTGTCAATGTCGGCGGCGCTTGTTTTCGGCGAAACGCTTGCCGCTGCGGTGGTTGCGCTGATGTACGCGGGCGGTGCATTCCTTGAAAGCTTCGCCGAAGGCCGCGCCCGCCGCGAAATGAGCGATCTTCTGTCGCGCGTACCGCGTACCGCGACACGGTACGAAAACGGCGGTCTGGCCGAGGTGCCACTGGATGACCTCGCGCCGGATGATCTGATCTTGATCCATCAAGGGGATGTGGCACCCGTTGACGGTAAGGTGCAAAGCGATGCTGCGATGCTGGATCAGTCGGCGCTAACGGGTGAGGCAATGCCAGTGCGCCTGCTACGCGACCATGACGTGCTGAGCGGGTCCACCAACGCGGGGGACGCGTTTGATTTGCGGGTGACCCGGACAGCAGCAAACAGCACCTACGCAGGCATCGTCCGGTTGGTCGAGGCTGCGCAGGCGTCCAAGGCGCCTATGGCACGGCTTGCCGACCAGTGGTCATTGCTATTCCTCGTCGTCACCGTCTGTCTCGCTTTTGCGGCTTGGTGGTTTACAGGTGATCCTATCCGCGCAGTTGCTGTACTGGTCGTCGCCACACCCTGTCCGCTTATCCTGGCTGTGCCCGTGGCTTTGGTCGCGGGTTTATCAAGGGCGGCACATTTCGGTGTGCTGATCAAAGGGGCCAAACCACTAGAGGTCTTGGCCCGCATAAGAACGCTCATCCTTGACAAGACTGGCACGCTTACCGACGGGCGGCCGCAAATCGTGTCGATCTCGGCGAAAGGTGACCTGACGGAGGATGATGTTCTGCTGGCAGCCGCCGCGCTTGATCAGGCATCAAAGCACCCGATCGCGCAAGCGATTGTTGCGGCCGCTTTGGCGCGCGGCCTTGTGTTGCCTGCCCCTGAAAATATGGTGGAGACAGCCGGCGAAGGGATGGCAGGCACGGTGAACGGACGTGCTGTCGTCGTCGGCGGGATTGCCTTTGTTGACGCGCATGTTGAAGGCGCAATACCCGATACAGATGCCCTTGCGGCAGGTGTCGTTGTCGTTGCTGTCGCGATTGAGGGGCGCATTGCAGGGCAGATCGTCATGGCCGACCCGCTGCGTGAGGGCACAGAGGCATTGCTGGGCGGTCTGCGCAGGTTCGGTATCGACCGCATACTACTGGCTACAGGCGACCGTCGCGCTGTTGCCGAAGAGGTAACTGCGGGGCTTGGGTTGGATGCTGTCCGTTCAGAGCTGACACCGGACCAAAAGGTGCTGCTTGTCCTGACCGAGCGTAAGAACGGGCCGGTGATGATGGTCGGTGACGGGGTGAATGATGCGCCTGCGCTGGCAGCGGCGGACATCGGGGTTGCCATGGGCGCACGTGGGGCTGCGGCCTCTGCCGAGGCAGCAGATGTTGTTCTACTGGTGGATCATCTTGATCGGCTTTTGCCCGGGATCGAGATTGCGATCGGCGCGCGCAGGATTGCGCTGGAAAGCGTTGTGGCGGGCATCGGTTTGTCGATCATGGGCATGATCGCTGCCGCGCTGGGCTATCTCACGCCGGTGCAGGGGGCCGTTTTGCAAGAGGTCATCGATGTCGCTGTCATTCTAAACGCGCTGCGCGCGCTTAGGATCAATCCGAAAGTCTGA
- a CDS encoding ATP synthase subunit I: MTDLTTLPLLVTLPVSFLGGLLIGHGYFRSLLETTNLIVGEGPPLKALALTLGRLALVTVGFFVAVLAGGPALLAALAGLICAKSLMMRRTQREVT, encoded by the coding sequence ATGACTGATCTGACAACCCTACCGCTATTGGTGACCCTTCCCGTCAGTTTTCTGGGCGGGCTTCTTATCGGGCACGGATATTTCCGCTCCCTTCTGGAGACTACCAATCTCATTGTCGGTGAAGGCCCGCCGCTTAAGGCGCTGGCGCTGACGCTTGGTCGGCTTGCGCTGGTCACTGTCGGCTTTTTCGTCGCTGTGCTTGCCGGCGGCCCTGCGTTGCTTGCCGCTTTGGCGGGGCTGATATGTGCAAAGTCGCTGATGATGCGCCGGACG
- a CDS encoding AtpZ/AtpI family protein, with protein MSNQSEDDTAEDPLVVQTRLRRDRRARWLREGDMSVGRRLAQIGVLGWIFVVPTLAGLFLGRMIDARFETGVFWSAPLMLLGLCLGGWTAWRWMNAR; from the coding sequence ATGAGCAATCAATCCGAAGACGACACCGCCGAAGATCCGCTTGTCGTGCAGACCCGATTGCGCCGCGACCGCCGCGCGCGCTGGTTGCGTGAGGGCGACATGTCTGTGGGCCGCCGGTTGGCACAGATCGGCGTGTTGGGCTGGATATTCGTGGTGCCAACACTGGCAGGTCTATTTCTGGGCCGCATGATTGATGCACGATTTGAAACCGGCGTTTTCTGGAGCGCGCCGTTGATGTTGCTTGGTCTTTGCCTTGGTGGCTGGACTGCCTGGAGATGGATGAATGCAAGATGA
- the atpD gene encoding F0F1 ATP synthase subunit beta, with translation MPEPDLTTDPAQQSVGVVHAVRGAVVDVVFDSGKLPAINTALIVEWDRPTPLIIEVHSHLDLTRLRAVAFQSTAGLARGVSVRATGGAVAVPVGTPVLGRLLDVVGNPKDDGPALPDDTPRRSIHAHAPALRNQTRTTDVFETGIKVIDLLTPLAQGGKAAMFGGAGVGKTVLVMELIRAMVEKYEGISVFAGVGERSREGHELLTEMRDSGVLERTVMVYGQMNEPPGARWRAPLTALTISEYFRDQKHQNVLLLMDNVFRFVQAGAEVSSLLGRLPSRVGYQPTLATEVAGLQERIASVAGSAVTAIQAVYVPADDFTDPAVTTISSHMDCVIVLSRAQAAEGFYPAIDPLASSSMLLDPLVVGDLHYKTAEDVRQALARFRELTDIISLLGVEELGAEDRLIVKRARRLQRFLTQPFMVTEAFTGTPGASVPLSQTLSGCRAILNGVADNWSESSLYMVGTLEDARRKEAAAAAAKEAAA, from the coding sequence ATGCCAGAACCTGATTTGACCACCGATCCCGCCCAACAATCCGTCGGCGTTGTTCATGCGGTCAGAGGCGCAGTTGTGGATGTTGTTTTTGACAGCGGCAAGCTGCCTGCGATCAACACAGCGCTGATTGTAGAGTGGGACCGACCTACTCCGCTGATTATTGAGGTGCACAGCCATCTTGACCTGACCAGGTTGCGCGCCGTCGCGTTCCAGTCGACTGCCGGACTGGCCCGCGGAGTGTCCGTGCGCGCGACAGGCGGTGCGGTTGCGGTGCCTGTTGGCACGCCCGTTCTCGGGCGGCTTCTGGATGTGGTGGGTAATCCCAAAGACGACGGCCCTGCCCTGCCCGATGATACCCCGCGCCGGTCGATCCACGCCCATGCGCCGGCACTGCGCAACCAGACCCGAACCACCGACGTGTTCGAAACCGGTATCAAAGTCATCGACCTGCTGACACCCCTCGCACAGGGCGGCAAGGCCGCGATGTTTGGCGGCGCTGGCGTGGGCAAGACGGTACTGGTGATGGAGCTGATCCGCGCCATGGTCGAGAAATATGAAGGAATCTCTGTTTTTGCAGGCGTGGGGGAGCGTTCCCGCGAGGGGCATGAATTGCTGACCGAAATGCGCGACTCTGGCGTGCTGGAGCGTACCGTCATGGTTTACGGCCAGATGAACGAACCTCCGGGTGCGCGCTGGCGTGCACCGCTGACGGCGCTGACAATCTCGGAATACTTCCGTGATCAAAAACACCAGAACGTACTGCTGCTGATGGATAACGTCTTTCGTTTTGTGCAAGCGGGCGCGGAGGTATCAAGCCTGCTTGGCCGCCTGCCCTCACGCGTGGGGTATCAGCCGACATTGGCGACCGAGGTTGCCGGTCTGCAAGAACGCATCGCCTCTGTCGCGGGGTCTGCTGTCACGGCCATTCAGGCGGTTTACGTCCCCGCCGATGACTTCACCGATCCGGCTGTCACCACGATTTCCAGCCACATGGACTGCGTCATCGTGCTAAGCCGCGCACAGGCAGCCGAGGGGTTCTATCCCGCGATTGATCCGCTGGCCTCTTCCTCTATGTTGCTGGATCCGCTGGTGGTGGGGGACTTGCATTACAAAACTGCCGAAGACGTGCGGCAGGCGCTGGCACGGTTTCGGGAACTCACGGACATCATCTCGCTGCTGGGCGTAGAAGAACTGGGCGCCGAGGACCGCCTGATCGTCAAACGTGCAAGACGTTTGCAGCGTTTCCTGACGCAACCCTTCATGGTGACCGAAGCCTTTACCGGCACACCCGGCGCCAGTGTTCCGCTGTCACAAACACTTAGCGGGTGCCGCGCGATATTGAACGGCGTGGCCGATAACTGGTCTGAAAGCTCTCTTTATATGGTTGGAACGCTAGAGGACGCGCGCCGGAAAGAGGCAGCAGCGGCAGCCGCAAAAGAGGCTGCGGCATGA
- a CDS encoding J domain-containing protein: protein MSNDPYEALGLTKTASADDIKKAYRKLVRTSHPDLHPDDAGAEARFKAISAAYDLLKDPETRARFDAGEIDGSGAEQPQRQYYRDFTDAPENRYQQSHGFGADADPADIFAEILRNRARQGGEDRFGGRGFSAAGRDARYTLSVPFLDAVRGADTGITLPDGARLSVKIPRGTEDGQTLRLRGKGAPGFGGGPAGDALITISVVPHPVFARDGDDIVLTLPITIDEAVLGGKVTTPTIDGPVGLTIPANASSGRILRLRGRGVAKAGKKTPGDQRVELKIVAPPEADASLKEFLTEWRKSQNFDPRADLMKGAAT from the coding sequence ATGTCCAACGACCCATACGAAGCGCTTGGCCTAACCAAGACCGCCTCGGCAGATGATATCAAGAAGGCCTACCGCAAGCTGGTCCGCACCAGTCACCCCGATCTGCACCCCGATGATGCAGGCGCTGAGGCGCGGTTCAAGGCAATTTCAGCAGCCTATGATTTGTTGAAAGACCCCGAGACACGCGCGCGGTTTGACGCCGGAGAAATTGACGGGTCGGGGGCAGAACAGCCGCAGCGCCAGTACTACCGCGATTTCACGGATGCCCCCGAGAACAGATACCAGCAAAGCCACGGGTTTGGCGCTGATGCAGATCCAGCAGACATCTTTGCAGAGATTTTGCGCAACCGCGCGCGTCAAGGTGGCGAAGACAGGTTTGGCGGACGCGGGTTTTCTGCTGCGGGCAGGGATGCGCGCTATACGCTCAGTGTTCCGTTTCTGGATGCAGTACGCGGAGCAGACACTGGCATAACCTTGCCTGATGGTGCGCGCCTTTCGGTGAAGATTCCGCGCGGTACAGAGGATGGTCAAACTCTGAGGTTGCGTGGTAAAGGCGCGCCGGGTTTCGGCGGTGGGCCAGCCGGTGATGCGCTGATAACGATCTCCGTCGTTCCCCATCCTGTATTTGCCCGCGATGGAGATGATATTGTGCTGACGCTGCCCATCACCATTGATGAGGCTGTGCTGGGCGGCAAGGTTACGACACCAACGATTGACGGACCCGTCGGCCTTACCATTCCTGCCAATGCCAGTTCTGGCCGGATCTTGCGCCTGCGCGGACGCGGCGTTGCCAAGGCGGGTAAAAAGACGCCCGGCGATCAGCGCGTTGAGCTGAAAATCGTCGCACCGCCAGAAGCTGATGCCAGCCTAAAGGAATTCCTGACGGAGTGGCGCAAGTCCCAGAACTTTGATCCAAGGGCCGACCTGATGAAAGGAGCAGCGACATGA
- a CDS encoding F0F1 ATP synthase subunit epsilon: MRLRINTPLAALVDEDIECLRAEDATGSFGILPGHAPFVTSLAISIVSWRTADAEHFCALRGGVMTVADGSDVEIATREAITGEHLGTLDNEVLARFQADANTERVEHTETMRLQFNAIRHMVSRLKAGADTGAFR; the protein is encoded by the coding sequence ATGAGACTGAGAATTAACACGCCCTTGGCCGCCCTCGTCGATGAAGACATTGAATGCCTGCGCGCCGAGGATGCGACCGGCAGCTTTGGCATCCTTCCGGGTCATGCCCCTTTTGTCACGTCTCTTGCCATCTCTATTGTTAGCTGGCGCACTGCCGACGCAGAGCATTTTTGCGCGCTGCGGGGGGGCGTGATGACTGTAGCAGACGGCTCTGACGTTGAAATAGCCACCCGAGAGGCAATCACCGGAGAGCACCTTGGCACTCTCGACAACGAGGTTCTGGCGCGGTTTCAAGCCGACGCCAACACGGAACGGGTTGAACACACCGAGACAATGCGCCTGCAATTCAACGCCATTCGCCACATGGTCAGCCGCTTGAAAGCAGGCGCAGACACAGGGGCGTTCCGATGA